The nucleotide window CTCGAAGTGCGCTTTGGCCGCCTTCGCGCCCTCGGTGAGGTAGACCATGTCGGCACCGACCTGCATGAAGTCAACGCCAGCGTCGAGCCATCGGTCGATGCCGTCGTGATTGAGTGCGAGCATCCCCACGGGGACGTCGGCCGCGTGGGCGGCCTCGACGACGTCGTCGACGGCCCCCTGGAAGTCCTTGGCCCCCCAGTCGCCGAACGCGCCGAGCGAGGCCGAGAGGTCGCCCTGGCCGATCTGTATCGCGTCGACGCCGTCGACGGCGGCGATCTCCGCCGCGTTCTCGACGCCCCGCCGGGTCTCGATCTGGGTGATAGTCACGAGGCCATCGTTGGCGCCCGCGAAGTACTCGCCCAGGCTGCGGCCGTAGTCGGAGGCGCGGGCGGGCGCGACGCCGCGGACGCCCTCGGGCGGGTAGCGCATCGCGGCCACGATGTCCTCGGCCTCTTCGGCCGTCTCGACCATCGGAAACATCAGTCCCACGGCCCCCGCATCGAGGACGCGCTTGACGCGGCCCGGGTCGTGGCTCGGCACGCGCACCAGCGGTGCAGTATCGCCCTCTGCGGCCTCGACGGCCCGTATGACGTCCTCGAGTTCCGAGACACTCGTCGAGGTGTGTTCGGTGTCGACGACGACGTAATCGAAGCCCAGCTGAGCGCTCATCTCCCCGACCGCCGGGTGACCGATGGAGATCCAGGTGCCGGTGAGTCGCTCGCGGGCGGTCAGCGCGCGGTGGAAGTCCGGATTCATACGTCCCGGCGCACTCCGGGACGGAAGAAAAGGGTTGTGTCACCCGATCACACGCGTTCGTGGACGAGAACCGGAACGGGAGCTTACATATCGACGGAGGGGTTACACCGGGCATGGACGTCGAAGTCAAGCTGTTTGGTCCGATGCGCGAGGACGTGGGCGAGAAGACGCTCGTCCGGACGCTCCCCGAGGGAGCGACGGTTGCCGACCTCGTCGCGGACCTCGTCGCGGACTACCCCGTGCTCGACGGACGTCTCCTCGACGACGAGGGCGACATCGACACCCACGTCAACGTCACCGTCAACGGGACGAACGTCAGACAGCGCGATGAACTGGCGACGGAACTGGAGGACGGCGACGTGCTCCGGACGGCACCGCAGGTCGTCGGCGGGCGAGAATAGGGGACGTCGGCAGCGGGCTCAGTCGTCCGCCTCGGCGTACTCCGAGACCGTGCTGTCGGGGACGGTGCCGTCGTCGTTCCAGCCGCGGAGTTCGTAGTACTCGTCGAGCGCCGACTCGAAGTCGGGAAGGTCGTACGGGAGGACGTCGTCGTCGCGGTCCATCCCGCGTTTGTTGTTGAAGTGTCGCTCCATCTCGACGACGCGCGCGCCCATCGCCATCAGATCCTCGTACTCACAGCCCATGAGCGTCTCGTGGAACGCCTCGTCGACGTACTCGCTCCTGTCGCCGAACGCACAGACGATGCCGCTGTCGCGGAAGGCGCACATGTCTTCGCGCCGTTTGACGATCTCGGGTTTGCCGTCGAGGCCCTCGGGGTCGATCTCGCCGTCGTATTCGAGGCGGAGTGTCGTCGTGTACATGTGGTCGCCGCCGCGGTTGGCGACGGCGTAGCTCAGCCCCTGTCCGTTGAGGACGCGGCCGTCGTGGGCGGCGAACTCCATGCCCTTGACCGACCAGTTCTCGACGCCGAGTTCTTCGTGGGCGCGGGCGACACCCTCTGCGAGCAGGTCGCCGACGCCCTCGCGGTGGGCGATCTTCTCGACCGTCTCGTGGACCAACTCGGGGTTGCCGAACTCGTCCTCGGAGGCGAGGTACGCCGCGACGGTGTCGCCACAGGAGATGGTATCGAGGCCGAACTCGTCGCAGAGTTCGTTCGACTGCATCACGTCGACGATGTCGCCGACGCCGCAGTTGCTCCCGAACGACATGACCGTCTCGAACTCCGGCCCCTCGGTGACGAGGCCGCGGGCCTCGTCCTTCGTCGGAAGCTTGCAGGCGAACGCACAGACCGAACACGCCCCCTTCTTGTACTTCTTCTCCTCGACGGCGTCGCCGCCGATATCCTCGACGTGCTCGAAGTTCATCTCCGAGAAGTACCGCGTCGGCAGCGAGAAGTTGTCGTTGATGAACTCGGTGTTGGCGGTCGTCCCCTGCCGCTTCATCATGTCGTCGGCGGTGGCGGCCGTCCGGTGGATCTCCGACATCGCCTCCTCGTCGAGGTCGATCTCCCGACGGGAGTCGCCCCGGAACGTGACCGCCTTGACGTTCTTCGCCCCGAGCACCGCGCCGAGGCCACCGCGACCGAATGCGCGGCTCTCGTAGGTCATCACGCAGGCGAAGCGGACCCGGTTTTCTCCGCCGGGGCCGATGCAGGCGATGTTCTCTGGGGCCAGGTCGTGTTCGTCGGCCATGTACTTGGTCACCTCGGAGGTCTTCGCCGCTTCGAGGTCGGGCACTGGTTCGAACTCGACGCCCTCGTCGGTGACGTGCACCGCGACGAGTTCGTCGCTCGCGCCGGTGATCTCGACGACGCTGTGTCCCGTGTCCGCGAACTCCCGCGACATGTAGCCGCCGGCGTTCGTCGACAGCAGGCCGTCCGTCAGCGGCGAGAGCCCCGTCATGTTCATCCGACCGGTGAAGCTCATCTGGGAGACCTGGTACGGCCCCGTCGAGAAGTAGACCCGGTTCTCCGGGCCGAACGGGTCGGCGTCGAACGGGATCCGGTCGTGGCCCAGTTTCGTCGCGATGCCCCTTCCGCCGACGAACTGCGAGAGTTCGTCGTCGATGTTCGTCGTGTCCGCCTCCCGTGCGCCCACGTCGACGGTGAGGAGTGTTCCCTGGGCGTGTAGCATCTCAGGAGAGAGGAGGGGGAGTCTCATAATAAATGATGGGTGCGATCCCCGAACGCTCCCGCGTGGCCGACGGGGACCACGCTGATATAGCGGTTCACCGTAGCGGAACCAACGGAGGCCGTCGAACCCGGAACGGGAATCGGGACGGCGCGCGGCCCCACCGCTCACCGATGACTTCCGACGCAAAGAGGCGGTTCGTGTTGGCACTCCGGTCGCTCGACGGTCCGGCGTTCGTCGACTTCGTGGCCGCGCTCTGGACCGCTCGCGGGTGGCGTACGATCGTCGAAGCGCCGGACCGCTTCGAGGCGACCGACGAAGCCGGCCGCGAGTCGTCGACGCTCCGCGTCGTCGGGACGGGCGCCGCGACCGCCTCGTTCCTGGCCCGGCCGAACGCGACGGACGTCGTCGTCACCCGCGGTCCGGTGGGTCGCGCCGCCGTCCACGCCGTCCGGCTGTTCCGCCCCGACGTCGGGTTCGAACACGTCGACGCGAGCG belongs to Halorarum halophilum and includes:
- a CDS encoding HpcH/HpaI aldolase family protein, with translation MNPDFHRALTARERLTGTWISIGHPAVGEMSAQLGFDYVVVDTEHTSTSVSELEDVIRAVEAAEGDTAPLVRVPSHDPGRVKRVLDAGAVGLMFPMVETAEEAEDIVAAMRYPPEGVRGVAPARASDYGRSLGEYFAGANDGLVTITQIETRRGVENAAEIAAVDGVDAIQIGQGDLSASLGAFGDWGAKDFQGAVDDVVEAAHAADVPVGMLALNHDGIDRWLDAGVDFMQVGADMVYLTEGAKAAKAHFEDAVDG
- a CDS encoding ubiquitin-like small modifier protein 1, whose protein sequence is MDVEVKLFGPMREDVGEKTLVRTLPEGATVADLVADLVADYPVLDGRLLDDEGDIDTHVNVTVNGTNVRQRDELATELEDGDVLRTAPQVVGGRE
- a CDS encoding aldehyde ferredoxin oxidoreductase family protein, which produces MLHAQGTLLTVDVGAREADTTNIDDELSQFVGGRGIATKLGHDRIPFDADPFGPENRVYFSTGPYQVSQMSFTGRMNMTGLSPLTDGLLSTNAGGYMSREFADTGHSVVEITGASDELVAVHVTDEGVEFEPVPDLEAAKTSEVTKYMADEHDLAPENIACIGPGGENRVRFACVMTYESRAFGRGGLGAVLGAKNVKAVTFRGDSRREIDLDEEAMSEIHRTAATADDMMKRQGTTANTEFINDNFSLPTRYFSEMNFEHVEDIGGDAVEEKKYKKGACSVCAFACKLPTKDEARGLVTEGPEFETVMSFGSNCGVGDIVDVMQSNELCDEFGLDTISCGDTVAAYLASEDEFGNPELVHETVEKIAHREGVGDLLAEGVARAHEELGVENWSVKGMEFAAHDGRVLNGQGLSYAVANRGGDHMYTTTLRLEYDGEIDPEGLDGKPEIVKRREDMCAFRDSGIVCAFGDRSEYVDEAFHETLMGCEYEDLMAMGARVVEMERHFNNKRGMDRDDDVLPYDLPDFESALDEYYELRGWNDDGTVPDSTVSEYAEADD